From a region of the Mytilus galloprovincialis chromosome 3, xbMytGall1.hap1.1, whole genome shotgun sequence genome:
- the LOC143069359 gene encoding stress-associated endoplasmic reticulum protein 2-like: MPATKQRMRLANEKHSKNINTRGNVPKSLKPAEEKYPVGPWLLALFIFVVCGSAVFQIIQSIRMT; encoded by the exons ATGCCTGCCACAAAACAAAGAATGAGACTTGCAAATGAAAAGCACAGCAAGAATATAAATACACGAGGAAATGTTCCAAAATCTTTG AAACCAGCAGAGGAAAAATACCCAGTTGGACCATGGCTGTTAGCTCTGTTTATATTTGTTGTGTGTGGTTCAG CTGTATTTCAAATTATCCAAAGCATAAGGATGACGTAA